One Anoplopoma fimbria isolate UVic2021 breed Golden Eagle Sablefish chromosome 21, Afim_UVic_2022, whole genome shotgun sequence DNA segment encodes these proteins:
- the rpl22l1 gene encoding 60S ribosomal protein L22-like 1 isoform X1, with protein MAPLKQKRPTVSRKSKKGAGWKFTLDLTHPVEDGILDSANFEIFLKERIKVNGKTGNLGSVVQVGRMKNKINVTSEKQFSKRYLKYLTKKYLKKNNLRDWLRVVASDKETYELRYFQISQDDEESEADE; from the exons ATGGCGCCG CTCAAACAGAAAAGACCAACCGTCAGCAGGAAGTCCAAAAAGGGAGCTGGATGGAAGTTCACCTTGGACCTGACCCACCCTGTGGAGGATGGGATCCTGGACTCTGCAAACTTT GAAATCTTCCTCAAAGAGAGGATAAAGGTCAACGGCAAGACCGGGAATCTGGGCAGCGTCGTCCAGGTCGGCCGCATGAAGAACAAGATCAACGTCACGTCTGAGAAGCAGTTCTCCAAAAG GTATCTGAAGTACCTAACGAAGAAGTACCTGAAGAAGAACAACCTCCGTGACTGGCTGAGAGTCGTGGCGTCCGACAAGGAGACTTACGAGCTGCGTTACTTCCAGATCAGTCAGGACGACGAAGAGTCCGAGGCAGACGAGTAA
- the eif5a gene encoding eukaryotic translation initiation factor 5A-1 — translation MSDLDLDFTSGESGASATYPMQCSALRKNGYVVLKGHPCKIVEMSTSKTGKHGHAKVNLVGIDIFTNKKHEDMCPSTHNMDVPSIKRIDYQLVNINEGFMCLMSDTGDIREDLRVPDSEIGKEIEAKFDAGDEFMVTVIAAMGEECAVATKVLASK, via the exons ATGTCGGATCTCGATCTTGACTTCACGTCTGGCGAGTCTGGCGCCTCCGCCACCTACCCTATGCAGTGCTCTGCTCTGCGTAAGAACGGGTACGTGGTGCTGAAGGGACATCCCTGCAAAATCGTGGAGATGTCCACCTCCAAGACCGGCAAGCACGGACATGCCAAG gtTAACCTTGTTGGTATCGACATCTTCACCAACAAGAAGCATGAAGATATGTGCCCCTCCACCCACAACATGGATGTTCCCTCCATCAAGAGGATAGATTACCAG CTTGTTAACATCAATGAAGGCTTCATGTGCCTGATGAGCGACACCGGTGACATCAGGGAGGACCTGCGTGTCCCCGACAGCGAAATCGGCAAGGAAATCGAGGCAAAGTTTGATGCTGGTGACGAATTCATG GTCACCGTCATCGCTGCCATGGGGGAGGAATGTGCTGTTGCTACCAAGGTCTTGGCCAGCAAATAG
- the cldn11b gene encoding claudin-11b: MAHMCRQMTGSAASCAGWVGVIVATATNDWVRTCDYTLATCVRMDELGSRGLWAECVISPALYHCQAFSQILTLPAYVQTSRALMIVACLLGLPAMLLVLTSMPCVRLQNDSSAIKQRRAQVGGVFFILMAICGLISTVWFPIGAHQEEGLMSFGFSLYAGWVGSALCLLGGAMILFCRGIDPGTPRRDNSFYYSRQGGTATPLDPLANHAKSARV; encoded by the exons ATGGCGCACATGTGCCGGCAGATGACCGGCAGCGCGGCGAGCTGCGCGGGATGGGTCGGGGTCATCGTCGCCACTGCAACGAACGACTGGGTTCGAACCTGCGACTACACGCTGGCCACCTGCGTGCGCATGGACGAGCTGGGCTCACGGGGACTCTGGGCAGAGTGCGTCATCTCACCCGCGCTCTACCACTGCCAGGCCTTCAGCCAGATCCTCACGCTGCCAg cctatGTCCAGACGTCTCGTGCCCTCATGATCGTTGCGTGTCTGCTCGGCCTCCCCGCGATGCTGCTCGTGTTGACCTCTATGCCCTGCGTCAGGCTGCAGAACGACAGCTCAGCCATCAAGCAGCGCCGAGCACAGGTGGGAGGAGTCTTCTTCATCCTCATGG CTATATGCGGCCTCATATCGACCGTCTGGTTCCCCATCGGCGCTCACCAGGAGGAGGGCCTGATGTCCTTTGGCTTCTCTCTGTACGCCGGCTGGGTAGGCTCCGCCCTCTGTCTCCTGGGCGGCGCCATGATCCTGTTCTGCCGCGGAATCGACCCGGGGACCCCGAGACGGGACAACAGCTTCTACTACTCCCGGCAGGGGGGCACCGCCACGCCGCTGGACCCCCTCGCCAACCACGCCAAGAGCGCACGAGTGTAG
- the rpl22l1 gene encoding 60S ribosomal protein L22-like 1 isoform X2 — MGSWTLQTLAPFPSSEYTRVLFPSASLCSLQQEIFLKERIKVNGKTGNLGSVVQVGRMKNKINVTSEKQFSKRYLKYLTKKYLKKNNLRDWLRVVASDKETYELRYFQISQDDEESEADE, encoded by the exons ATGGGATCCTGGACTCTGCAAACTTT GGCGCCCTTCCCTAGCTCCGAATATACTAGGGTTCTCTTCCCTAGTGCGTCACTGTGTTCTCTCCAACAGGAAATCTTCCTCAAAGAGAGGATAAAGGTCAACGGCAAGACCGGGAATCTGGGCAGCGTCGTCCAGGTCGGCCGCATGAAGAACAAGATCAACGTCACGTCTGAGAAGCAGTTCTCCAAAAG GTATCTGAAGTACCTAACGAAGAAGTACCTGAAGAAGAACAACCTCCGTGACTGGCTGAGAGTCGTGGCGTCCGACAAGGAGACTTACGAGCTGCGTTACTTCCAGATCAGTCAGGACGACGAAGAGTCCGAGGCAGACGAGTAA
- the slc7a14b gene encoding probable cationic amino acid transporter: MAAWLGRLSLGDAWYNMYSRLLRTKPVGSMAHSSDDLTELGEGSAVGLAKVLTTVDLVSLGVGSCVGTGMYVVAGLVAKAMAGPGVILSFIIAALASILSGVCYAEFGVRVPKTTGSAYTYSYVTVGEFVAFFIGWNLILEYLIGTAAGASALSSMFDSLANHTISNYMITHLGTLRGLGKGEDTYPDLLALFIALLVTVIVALGARNSVGLNNVLNVVNLVVWVFMIIAGLFFLSASNWGSGKFLPFGWSGVMKGAATCFYAFIGFDIIATTGEEAKNPNTSIPYAITATLVTCLTAYVSVSVILTLMVPYDLIDGSAPLMEMFAVHGFLWGKYIVAVGSIAGLTVSLLGSLFPMPRVIFAMSRDGLLFSFLSHVSALTHTPVVACVVSGSLAAVLALLVSLRDLIEMMSIGTLLAYTLVSVCVLLLRYQPDDQADDAHQFDSGEDGVAVERHDDGAARTKDDQVLIGGSDGDGSVSYHAGGTEGEGDDSDFHTGHASLLKRILGGHYYTLRLRLAMPDASARPTPATGRMVTRCTLLFFLTSFLLWSTVIFGVEQGSGVAAVFSGLMAVMMASSLAKLLITIIQQPESGRKLPYMAPCVPFVPAAAILVNSYLMLKLSPLTWARFTVWCFIGLLIYACYGVWHSTLELNAQEQQAHASSYQRYDDHLDDDGDVFPADDNLQPEDQDERPYQGWSAPEERGNHHQPQENKYEEEEQYEQNGDQYGYQSGPGGQSASKSRGRTNHGYDVGEEED, encoded by the exons ATGGCGGCGTGGCTCGGCCGGTTGTCGTTGGGCGACGCCTGGTACAACATGTACTCCCGCCTGCTGAGAACCAAACCCGTGGGCTCCATGGCTCACAGCTCCGACGACCTCACCGAGCTCGGGGAGGGGTCGGCGGTCGGGCTGGCCAAGGTCCTGACCACCGTGGACCTGGTGTCGCTCGGGGTGGGCAGCTGCGTCGGCACCGGGATGTACGTGGTCGCCGGGCTGGTCGCCAAGGCGATGGCTGGGCCTGGGGTCATCCTGTCTTTTATTATTGCAGCGCTGGCGTCCATACTGTCAG gTGTGTGCTATGCAGAGTTTGGTGTCCGGGTCCCGAAGACGACCGGCTCGGCCTACACCTACAGCTACGTGACAGTCGGGGAGTTTGTGGCGTTTTTCATTGGCTGGAACCTGATCCTGGAGTATCTGATTGGCACAGCGGCGGGGGCGTCGGCTCTCAGCAGCATGTTTGACTCTCTGGCCAATCACACCATCAGTAACTACATGATAACACATCTGGGCACGCTCAGAGGACTCG GTAAAGGTGAGGACACCTACCCCGACCTGCTGGCCCTGTTCATCGCCCTGCTGGTCACCGTGATCGTTGCCCTCGGTGCGCGCAACTCGGTGGGCTTGAACAACGTCCTCAACGTGGTCAACCTGGTCGTCTGGGTCTTCATGATCATCGCCGgactcttcttcctctccgcCAGCAACTGGGGGAGCGGCAAGTTCCTGCCGTTCGGCTGGTCAGGG GTGATGAAAGGTGCGGCGACTTGCTTCTACGCCTTCATTGGCTTCGACATCATCGCGACGACCGGAGAGGAGGCGAAAAACCCAAACACCTCCATCCCGTACGCCATCACCGCCACGCTGGTCACCTGCCTCACGGCCTACGTGTCG GTGAGCGTGATCCTGACTCTCATGGTCCCTTACGACCTGATAGACGGCTCGGCTCCCCTCATGGAGATGTTCGCCGTGCATGGCTTCCTGTGGGGTAAATACATCGTGGCGGTTGGCTCCATAGCCGGACTCACCGTCTCCCTGCTGGGCTCGCTGTTCCCCATGCCGAGGGTCATCTTCGCCATGTCCCGGGACGGCCTGCTGTTCAG tttCCTGTCCCACGTTTCGGCGCTCACGCACACTCCCGTGGTGGCGTGCGTGGTGTCCGGTAGCTTGGCGGCGGTCCTCGCCCTGCTGGTGAGCCTCAGGGACCTGATCGAGATGATGTCCATCGGCACGCTGCTGGCGTACACACTGGTGAGCGTGTGCGTGCTCCTGCTGCGCTACCAACCCGATGACCAGGCCGACGACGCCCACCAGTTCGACTCCGGGGAGGATGGGGTCGCCGTTGAGCGCCATGACGACGGGGCCGCCAGAACCAAAGACGACCAGGTGCTGATCGGAGGCTCGGACGGCGATGGATCAGTGTCCTACCACGCTGGTGGGACCGAAGGAGAAGGGGACGACTCCGATTTCCACACAGGCCACGCCTCCCTGCTGAAAAGGATTCTGGGAGGTCACTACTACACCTTGAGGCTGCGGCTGGCAATGCCCGATGCGTCCGCCCGGCCCACGCCAGCCACGGGCCGCATGGTGACCCGATgcaccctcctcttcttcctcacgtCCTTCCTCCTCTGGTCCACCGTTATATTCGGCGTGGAGCAGGGAAGCGGCGTGGCGGCGGTGTTTTCAGGCCTCATGGCCGTAATGATGGCGAGTTCCTTGGCAAAGCTTTTGATCACGATCATACAGCAGCCGGAGAGCGGGAGGAAGCTGCCGTACATGGCGCCCTGTGTGCCCTTCGTCCCTGCGGCGGCCATTTTGGTCAACAGCTACCTCATGCTGAAACTGTCTCCACTCACCTGGGCCAGGTTCACCGTCTGGTGCTTCATAG GTTTGTTGATCTACGCTTGTTACGGAGTTTGGCACAGCACGCTGGAGCTGAACGCCCAGGAGCAGCAGGCGCACGCCAGCTCGTACCAGCGCTACGACGACCACCTCGACGACGATGGTGACGTTTTCCCCGCCGACGACAACCTTCAACCTGAGGACCAAGACGAGAGGCCTTACCAGGGCTGGTCTGCTCCGGAGGAGAGGGGAAACCACCACCAGCCGCAGGAGAACAAGTACGAAGAAGAAGAGCAGTACGAGCAAAATGGTGACCAGTATGGATACCAGTCTGGACCGGGAGGCCAGTCCGCGAGCAAATCCAGAGGAAGGACCAATCACGGCTATGATGTGGGTGAAGAGGAGGACTGA